In Mycolicibacterium gadium, the genomic window CGACCGGGGTGCCGTCGGGCAGATGCCGGCCAGGACGCACCGCGGCAGTGGCGGCTTCGACATAGCAGCGGGTTTCGGGGTCGATCCACCCCGACAGCCGTGACATCCCGTCGGGGCCCTGCGGACCCAGCACCATGGCGCGCCGACGCTGCCGGTCGGCCTCATCGAAATCGCCGTCCGGGTTGAAGATCTCATCGATGCGACGACCGGCGGCCCTGACGATCTGCGCGTCGTTCTTGACCGCCTCGCGGACCAGGCTGCGTTCGACCTCCACGCGGTCAGCTGCCGACACACACGACGGCAACCGGTCCATGGCCTTCCTGATCACCCGCAGGTGGTCCTCGCCGATGACGCCGGACTCGACGGCCGCGGCCAGCAGCGGCAGGTGCGGCGGCAGCGCGGGTCCGGCGAGTTGGCGGCGCGGGGAAATTCGAGCGGCCAGCTTCATGCGTCGCTTGATCTCGTCAACGGGGATCCGCAGCCGCGCCCACAGACTGTCGACCACACCACCCACCAAGCCGACTTCATCGGGCGGATCGGCGATCTGCCCGAACACCCGATACATCAACCCCCGGTTGGTGCGTTCCTGAGTTTCGAGGCGTTCGGCCATCTCCACCCGAAACGCGTTGCCCACCTCGTCAGAGGACAGCTCGCGCATCTGGGTATAGGCATCGTCGACCTGATCCAGCAGCACGCGAAACCGCTCACGTGCCGCCACTCCGGTGACGAATTCGCCCATACCACAACGCTAACGACACCCACCGCCACAACCACCCGCGCCGAACCCCACAACCCCCAACCTGTGGATCAACCTGCGATTGGGAATAACTCCAGCCAAATGTCGGTGCGGCGTGCTAGCCCTTGTCGATTCGCCAATAGCGCGAGCGGTGGTGCAGCGTGAACCGTAGTGACTCGAAAAGCGCTATCGCGGAGACATTATCGTCGAGAACCTGGGTGTACGCGCGGGTGGCGCCATGGTCCGCACCCCAGGCGAGCAGCGCGCTACACAGGGCCCGCGCGTGGCCGTGCCTGCGTTGATCCGGCGCCACCTGCAATGCCGACAAGCCCAGCCAGCGAGTACCGTCGGGCGCCTCGGTCACCGCCGCCCGCGCCACCGCTGCACCGGCAACCGTCGCGAAGATCACCGAGCCGCCGATCACCGCGGTAAGGACGTCGATGGGTACGTCGCGGCCGTAGATGCGCATCCACTCGTCATCCGGTTGTGGCGCCAGCCCTACCGCGCCAGGGCCTTCGCCCGGCTCGATATCGCAGACCATAACGAGGTTCGCGGCCTCGGTTGACGCCTGCGGCGGTACACGAAAAAGTCGGTCCGGCACGCTCACCAACGGCGCCATAGATCGCGCCGCATACCAATCGGCGATCGCCCCCAGGTCGGGCGACACTGAAAGCTTTAGTGGGACAGCTGAATTGGCGCGCCTCGTGCTGCCGTTCCCGTAGCGGCAGAACCATCCGTCCACCCACTGCTGTTCGACGCCGGGCCAGGCCAGCGCGGCTGCGTGCTCGAGGTTGCGAATGTCGACCGTGCGTACCGGCGCGCCGGCCAGCGCCCTGATCGCGATCACGTCGTCGACCGCCACGGCCACGACGTCTCCGCGCTTCGTGCGCACGTGCAGCGCCGGCCCCGTCTGCACCAGGTGACCGATCACGTCCGTCAGCGGTGGCACCGACCCGGCGGGCAGACGGTGACGAATCATCACCCGCGTACCTACCGGGGGGATCTGCATCAGTGACCGAAGGGGTCGGGATCCTTGCCGGGCGTCCACGTCAGCCCTGGCACGCCCCAGCCGTGCGACTTCACCGAGCGTTTGGCGCTGCGCGCGTGCCTGCCGACCAGGCGGTCCAGATACAGGAAACCGTCGAGGTGGCCCGTCTCGTGCTGCAGCATCCGCGCGAACAGACCGGTGCCCTCGAGCGTGATCGGCGTGCCGTCGGCGTCCAGGCCCGTCACCCGCGCCCAGTCCGCGCGCCCGGTCGGAAACGATTCGCCGGGCACCGACAGGCAGCCCTCGTCGTCGTTGTCCGGGTCCGGCATCGTCTCCGGAACCTCGGACGTCTCGAGTACGGGATTGACGACCACACCTTTGCGCCGCGTGACCCTGCCGCGTTCATCGGCGCAGTCGTAGACGAACACGCGCTTGGCCACGCCGATCTGATTCGCGGCGAGCCCGACACCGTTGGCTGCCGCCATCGTGTCGTACAGATCGGCGATCAGGTCCGCGAGATCGGCAGGCAGCGAACCGTCCTCACCGACGGGTATGGGCTCGGTCGCGGTGTGCAGGACGGGATCTCCTACGATGCGTATCGGTACAACGGCCACGCGGAACAGCTTAAGTCGGCAATCCTTATCGCCCGACTCGCGGGCATGTCGGACGCCTCAGGCTGCAAACCCGTGGTTGAATGAGCGCCGAACCACAGCGATGTCATTTCGAATGTTGGAAGGGTCCAGGAGCGAGATGGACGGCGCAATCGCGCGGACTGAGCAATCCGGAAACGACCCTGCGCTGGCCGATGGGCTGACCCGGCGCGAACACGACATCCTGGCGTTCGAACGTCAGTGGTGGAAATACGCGGGTTCCAAGGAAGACGCGATCAAAGAACTTTTCTCCATGTCGGCCACCCGCTACTACCAGGTGCTCAACGCGCTGGTAGACCGCCCCGAGGCGCTCGC contains:
- a CDS encoding N-acetylglutamate synthase, CG3035 family — protein: MQIPPVGTRVMIRHRLPAGSVPPLTDVIGHLVQTGPALHVRTKRGDVVAVAVDDVIAIRALAGAPVRTVDIRNLEHAAALAWPGVEQQWVDGWFCRYGNGSTRRANSAVPLKLSVSPDLGAIADWYAARSMAPLVSVPDRLFRVPPQASTEAANLVMVCDIEPGEGPGAVGLAPQPDDEWMRIYGRDVPIDVLTAVIGGSVIFATVAGAAVARAAVTEAPDGTRWLGLSALQVAPDQRRHGHARALCSALLAWGADHGATRAYTQVLDDNVSAIALFESLRFTLHHRSRYWRIDKG
- a CDS encoding peptide deformylase — encoded protein: MAVVPIRIVGDPVLHTATEPIPVGEDGSLPADLADLIADLYDTMAAANGVGLAANQIGVAKRVFVYDCADERGRVTRRKGVVVNPVLETSEVPETMPDPDNDDEGCLSVPGESFPTGRADWARVTGLDADGTPITLEGTGLFARMLQHETGHLDGFLYLDRLVGRHARSAKRSVKSHGWGVPGLTWTPGKDPDPFGH
- a CDS encoding DUF3263 domain-containing protein, encoding MDGAIARTEQSGNDPALADGLTRREHDILAFERQWWKYAGSKEDAIKELFSMSATRYYQVLNALVDRPEALAADPMLVKRLRRLRASRQKARAARRLGFDVT